In Microplitis mediator isolate UGA2020A chromosome 2, iyMicMedi2.1, whole genome shotgun sequence, a single window of DNA contains:
- the LOC130663215 gene encoding BUD13 homolog encodes MSAEVSGYGQAPVMRDRKTGKQRDSKAEELERLEKEKRQQEKNNKYSKWEKGLEQVDDRTEKMKQDLYEMTKTLARYADDADIDALQRAEEREGDSMPNFIKDKQIKEGKRQPDKPSYQGFYMPNRFDIKPGYRWDSFDRSNGHEKKWFEVKNARVAGREEVYKWSTSDIENSTINQVLIQRNDLSY; translated from the exons ATGAGTGCTGAAGTGAGTGGATATGGTCAAGCTCCAGTAATGAGAGACCGAAAAACTGGTAAACAACGTGATTCAAAAGCTGAAGAATTGGAACGTCtagaaaaagaaaaacgtcagcaagaaaaaaataataaatattctaaatGGGAAAAAGGACTTGAGCAAGTTGATGACCGGACTGAAAAAATGAAACAGGATTTATATGAGATGACTAAAACATTGGCCAGATATGCTGATGATGCTGATATTGATGCTCTCCAAAGAGCAGAGGAACGAGAAGGAGATTCCATGccgaattttataaaagataaacaaataaaagaaGGCAAAAGACAACCAGATAAACCGAGTTATCAAGGCTTTTATATGCCCAATCGGTTTGATATAAAGCCAGGTTATCGTTGGGATAGTTTTGATCGAAGTAATGGTCATGAAAAGAAATGGTTCGAGGTGAAAAATGCTCGTGTTGCTGGTCGTGAAGAAGTCTACAAATGGAGTACGTCTGATAT cGAAAATTCAACAATAAACCAAGTCCTGATTCAACGTAATGATTTATCGTattaa